The Triticum aestivum cultivar Chinese Spring chromosome 7B, IWGSC CS RefSeq v2.1, whole genome shotgun sequence genome window below encodes:
- the LOC123161037 gene encoding F-box protein At5g07610: MSAAGDRSPPREQSRASIRARAHPGGPPAGRLIDDILVDILSRVPAKELCRCKCVSKHWLGLIHHPDHRKRLPQTLAGFFYGGGISSTGQRLLELPFRFTSLSGDRRPPFGASLTFLPNHHLPVDLLDSCNGLLLCRCYHVSDGVGAFHYVVCNPATKKWVVLPNSGKDSSQVATTSLGFDPALSPHFHVFELVVEYNYSPNSDLCGVAVYSSETGEWIYKEKRWSRASRHSSATVFLDGLLFFRALDLEYHDCVVAVDTKGETWMKFRVPGGQVDDFGLADGFVQQMLFAVPGGQADDFGLAHGFIQRSQGCLHFANFQSDEDGVGIRLAVYVLENYQSEEWKLKHSIKTSDICGWTDLWFDVDFDFIAIHPECNLLFFIAGGVTLMCYDMDNRQVKVISYLGGAKPLFLPYVPLYTESQSLHN, encoded by the exons ATGTCCGCCGCGGGAGACCGCTCTCCCCCGCGAGAGCAAAGCCGCGCTTCGATTCGCGCCCG GGCTCACCCCGGCGGGCCGCCGGCCGGGAGGCTGATCGACGACATCCTGGTGGACATCCTCTCGCGCGTCCCCGCCAAGGAGCTGTGCCGCTGCAAGTGCGTCTCGAAGCACTGGCTCGGCCTCATCCACCACCCCGACCACCGCAAACGGCTCCCTCAAACCCTGGCCGGCTTCTTCTACGGCGGCGGCATCAGCAGCACCGGGCAGCGGCTCCTGGAGCTGCCCTTCCGCTTCACCAGCCTCTCAGGGGACCGCCGCCCTCCGTTCGGCGCCTCCCTCACCTTCCTGCCCAACCACCACCTGCCCGTCGATCTGCTCGACTCCTGCAACGGCCTCCTCCTCTGCCGATGTTACCACGTCTCCGACGGGGTTGGCGCGTTCCATTACGTCGTGTGCAATCCCGCCACCAAGAAGTGGGTCGTGTTGCCCAACTCCGGCAAGGACAGCAGCCAGGTGGCCACCACGTCGCTCGGCTTCGACCCGGCCCTGTCGCCGCATTTCCATGTGTTTGAGCTGGTAGTCGAGTACAATTATAGTCCGAACAGCGACCTTTGCGGAGTGGCAGTGTATTCGTCTGAAACCGGAGAATGGATTTATAAGGAGAAGAGATGGAGCAGAGCTAGTCGGCACTCCTCCGCAACAGTCTTTCTCGATGGTCTCCTGTTTTTCCGTGCCCTTGACCTTGAATATCATGATTGTGTAGTTGCGGTGGACACAAAGGGAGAAACATGGATGAAATTCAGGGTACCTGGCGGTCAGGTTGATGATTTTGGTCTGGCTGATGGCTTTGTTCAGCAGATGTTATTTGCGGTTCCTGGTGGTCAGGCTGATGATTTTGGTCTGGCTCATGGTTTTATTCAGCGCTCGCAGGGCTGCTTGCATTTTGCCAATTTTCAGAGTGATGAAGATGGTGTTGGCATTCGATTGGCAGTTTATGTTCTGGAAAACTATCAAAGCGAAGAATGGAAATTGAAGCATAGCATTAAAACTTCAGACATATGTGGATGGACAGATTTATGGTTTGATGTGGATTTTGATTTCATTGCGATTCATCCGGAATGCAACTTGCTCTTCTTCATTGCGGGGGGTGTCACATTAATGTGCTATGATATGGATAATCGGCAGGTCAAAGTGATCTCCTATCTTGGAGGTGCCAAGCCGCTATTTCTGCCTTATGTGCCGTTGTACACAGAGTCACAATCATTGCACAATTGA